TGCATACATTAATACTTTTTACAGGAAGATCCATTGAATCGTCATTAGCTGTAATTGGCTCCGGTTTTTCAGAAAGGACGGGGTACAAGGGCTATCCAGGTGTTTACAATAATGGTTCGCTAGTTTACGATGaatgtggaagaatagCACATTCCGAAGGATTTACCAGAGAGTTTTTAGAAAAGTTTGGTAGATTCCTTATTGAAAAGGGGCTGGCTCCAAATGTAGTATTTTACACGGAGCATGGTGCATGTTCGCTTTCTCCCCTCTATGAAAGGCTAATGAAATTTTCAGTAATGCGCAAACTTCCAATTCCACAAGTGGTAACACTTGAAGGACTCTTGCAGGAGAATATTCTGATAATCAAGTACGCGGAATTTGACATGAAACTTTCTGGTCTCCACGAAGACGTAGATTATGCAAGGACAATAACTCTTTCAAATTGGCTATATACCATAAATCCTGCCGGTGTAAATAAATCTATAGGTCTGAAGAAGCTCATGGAACACTATGGCCTCTCGTCAAAAGATTGTGGATTTATTGgtgatggagataatgataCAGAAGCTATGGAGTTTTGTGACCATTCATTTTGTGTTGATGATACACCAGATTATGTCAAGAGGCATGCCAAGTGGGTCTTGGACAAAGGTCATGATGAGGGAGCTGTATCTCAAGCACTGGAACTCATATACGGACCATTTTCTCAATAGTATGTCTTATCCAGGATTTGTAGCGCTAGGTTCATACTCTACACACCCTGGTGTTTGTAACTAGACCAAGAATTGTTATGTTATATCTCTGTTTATCCGGGACATTCTGTCAATCTCCAGGATTATTTCAGTTTTCATAAACCGTGGAGACTTCTATAACATCTCAATTGGGAAATTCAGTAGAATAATCACTCAGAGGTAGTCCCTTTATAGTGCCTTTTCGGGGCTGATATTGGCTCTTCTGAAAGACCTTATGGTAAATTGAGGATCACACTATTTTTACACTATTGGAGTACTGTATCTAGCTCAGCTTTAAATGTCTACTGGCACTGTTTCTTCCTGATcatctcttcttcaccccCATGCATGGTCTGTGTTCCTAATTAGTAACATCGCAAAATGAGGATCCTCACCATCCTCTGTACACTGTTAATGCTGAAACAATGCATTTGTGATTCCACCGAGAAGCTTGCCGGAGGAGTACAAACTGAAAAGCAGGAGGGACCGCAAGTTCCTCAACAATCTGTTCCTGATACACCTAAAGAGCTTAATGAGGATACCATTGATCTTGAGGATGTTACGGATACTCGCTACAAGGTAGTTGACGtagatatttctggaattCCTTCGAGGATACATCTGGTGAGGCCAGAGGAAAGTATTCGAAAGGTTGTCAaggaaaatacaaacatgGACGGGTTTTATTGATCATTCAAGATCAGGTGGAGATAGACCAACTGTACCATATATAGAAAAGTGTTTTTACTGTGTAACCTTCCTAAAGAACGGTGAGCCAAAAGCTATTCTAGTTAAGGTAGATGACGCTCATGGATCATACAAAGATAAAACTGGATGTCGTGGTAAACCGGGTTGGAGTAATACAAGTACTTATAACTATACGAAAAAGCTTGAAACCTTGAAAATAAATACagatcctccaaaaaagtTTACTTTGGACATCTCTTCTctcaaggaagatgaaagGTTTAAGcttgtaaaggaagatcGGGATGGTATTGCCACTCTCTATTACTCTTCACAACCTGGGCATCttatagaaaagattgtggaTGGAGATTTGGAAGTGTGGACTGCCAGTGATAATCAAGTTTGCTATTTCTGTGAACTCCATTCCAAGGGTGACTCAAAGCTGCTAAGAATGCACGCAGAGAAGGGCTATGCCATTATATTTGGCTGGTATGAAAAGTCTCGTGGCAAATGGAATGTCATAAGAGAGAAGGAATTTTATAAGAAGCTTGAGATGAGTGAGGTTACTGCAATAACATAAATCTATACTTCCATCATCGCACTTTGCAACTTATGCTCTCTCATATCTACTGGAAATTAAATACGGAAAATTGTCATTAATAATGTAGTGCTATTTACCAATTGTATTAGTTGATTTGTAAATTGTTATATTTGTCTATTACACACTAGGCAAGTTAATAGATATGGTTTATAATGAACTAGTGTAACCATTCGTTTTCAAGATGATGTGAGTTTATTCAAACCATAAAAGGTAAGAAACATATACTGACGTTATGTGATTAAAAGAATCTAACTTACTACTATATTgagtttatatttatggtatgcatgtaaaaatcCCCCATGATTGTCTGGACGATCTCACACGTTATAAAGCGCGAAGCCACTCTGCAAATGCTCACTATAAACGATATAAGATAAAAACACGCATCGAAGGCAAAATGTCAAAAACTTGTGATCCTGGTTTATTTTGGACTTATGTAGACGTTGACACTGATAAAATCAGTGGCAGCCATTATATGGATGCATGCAATACAAGAGTAACTCTCAcaaaaaatgataataCACCTAACAATGAATACAAAGAGTATCTACACCAAGTTCCACAAGGTGGATATTATTTGGGTGGGATTTATCACAATAACAAACTCCTACTAGGATTCCAAAAACTTAATTATTACAAGGATGTCAAAGTATATTATCTTCGTTATGATACTAATAATTTGGCACCAGTACTAATTGGAATTACTAAAGATGAGACTAAGTATGATTACTATAAGTATAATAGCATAAAGCCATCCGAAAAATGGGAAAGAGAATACAGTATAGAATCTAGTGGAAATAATCTCGGGCAA
Above is a genomic segment from Theileria equi strain WA chromosome 4 map unlocalized gcontig_1105316255041, whole genome shotgun sequence containing:
- a CDS encoding haloacid dehalogenase-like hydrolase family member protein (encoded by transcript BEWA_050710A), translated to MEIDGTHPVKANISQFLKPESPPKYFGIDIDGTFYTKSATGLEKNIEAFAEATKKGFVPFFCTGRSIESSLAVIGSGFSERTGYKGYPGVYNNGSLVYDECGRIAHSEGFTREFLEKFGRFLIEKGLAPNVVFYTEHGACSLSPLYERLMKFSVMRKLPIPQVVTLEGLLQENILIIKYAEFDMKLSGLHEDVDYARTITLSNWLYTINPAGVNKSIGLKKLMEHYGLSSKDCGFIGDGDNDTEAMEFCDHSFCVDDTPDYVKRHAKWVLDKGHDEGAVSQALELIYGPFSQ
- a CDS encoding hypothetical protein (encoded by transcript BEWA_050720A); translated protein: MLKQCICDSTEKLAGGVQTEKQEGPQVPQQSVPDTPKELNEDTIDLEDVTDTRYKVVDVDISGIPSRIHLVRPEESGDRPTVPYIEKCFYCVTFLKNGEPKAILVKVDDAHGSYKDKTGCRGKPGWSNTSTYNYTKKLETLKINTDPPKKFTLDISSLKEDERFKLVKEDRDGIATLYYSSQPGHLIEKIVDGDLEVWTASDNQVCYFCELHSKGDSKLLRMHAEKGYAIIFGWYEKSRGKWNVIREKEFYKKLEMSEVTAIT